The Neochlamydia sp. S13 genome has a segment encoding these proteins:
- a CDS encoding KamA family radical SAM protein, with amino-acid sequence MQTSPTLWRQIQRSNFANWNQLVDFLKLSPEQGERILKNPSFKLNLPLRLAQKITKGSLDDPILKQFLPALDEKLEATGFQLDPVQDQLFRKETKLLQKYKGRALLVCTSACAMHCRYCFRQNFEYDSKKTSFANELELIRGDLSLKEIILSGGDPLSLENRTLSNLLDQLDSISHLRRVRFHTRFPIGIPERIDKEFLDILRARRVQIWFVVHVNHPRELDEEVLLRLKNVQCLGIPVLNQCVLLKGVNDDKETQKLLCEKLVDHGILPYYMHQLDRVKGTAHFEVEQGQGCELIRYLAANLSGYAVPKYVQEVPGEFSKTSLF; translated from the coding sequence ATGCAGACTTCTCCAACTTTATGGCGTCAAATACAACGCAGCAATTTCGCAAATTGGAATCAATTAGTAGACTTTTTAAAGCTTTCCCCTGAACAGGGGGAGCGAATATTGAAAAATCCTTCGTTTAAATTAAATTTACCCCTCCGCCTTGCTCAAAAAATTACTAAAGGAAGTTTAGATGATCCTATTCTTAAGCAATTTCTTCCTGCCTTAGATGAAAAGCTGGAAGCTACTGGCTTCCAGCTAGACCCCGTCCAGGATCAATTATTTCGAAAGGAAACTAAACTTTTGCAAAAATATAAAGGCCGGGCTCTTTTAGTCTGCACAAGTGCTTGTGCGATGCATTGTAGGTATTGCTTTCGTCAAAATTTTGAGTACGATAGCAAAAAAACTAGCTTTGCTAACGAATTGGAGCTTATTCGAGGAGACTTATCTCTTAAGGAAATTATCTTAAGCGGAGGAGATCCTTTATCGCTGGAAAATAGGACATTAAGCAATCTTTTAGATCAACTAGATTCGATTTCTCATCTCCGCCGTGTTCGCTTTCATACTCGTTTTCCTATCGGAATTCCGGAAAGGATTGATAAAGAGTTTTTAGATATCTTAAGAGCCCGTCGTGTACAAATTTGGTTTGTAGTCCATGTCAATCATCCCCGCGAGCTAGATGAGGAAGTTCTTTTAAGACTTAAAAATGTGCAATGTTTAGGCATTCCTGTTCTTAATCAGTGCGTGCTTTTAAAAGGCGTTAACGATGATAAGGAAACTCAAAAACTCCTCTGTGAAAAATTGGTAGATCACGGGATTTTACCTTACTATATGCATCAGCTAGATCGGGTAAAAGGGACTGCCCATTTTGAGGTAGAGCAAGGACAAGGTTGTGAATTAATCCGTTATCTAGCTGCTAATTTATCGGGTTATGCGGTCCCTAAATATGTGCAAGAAGTACCGGGAGAGTTCAGTAAAACTTCTCTTTTCTAG
- a CDS encoding transposase: MKLDLLDIYTDYLISQNQQATATGLSNLLDGQISHDKITPFLNNNPGGSKELWQYVKKQVHHLEQDKGGVLIIDDTIEEKPYTDEYEIVCWHFSHTQGRCVKGINLLSCLISYGDYTFPIGFEVIKKDMHFCDVKTKKEKRQSSITKNQHFRALIQQAAANQVKFEYVLADNWFGAKDNMEFIHYKLKKMFVFGIKSNRLIAFSEEERKKGQYQNLNTFNFKDGDKRIVWLKELVFPVALITKIFKNEDGSTGVPHFVTNDLNHDSDPIYEVYHKRWRIEEYHKSIKQNTSLEKSPTKIARSQRNHIFASLIAYCKLEFLKIKTLLNHFALKYKLILKANQMAYQELQILQRNFMSA, from the coding sequence ATGAAACTTGATCTTCTTGATATTTATACAGATTATCTTATCAGCCAAAACCAACAAGCAACAGCCACAGGGCTATCAAATCTTTTAGATGGGCAGATTAGCCATGATAAAATCACCCCTTTTCTTAACAACAATCCAGGAGGATCGAAAGAACTATGGCAGTATGTTAAAAAGCAAGTGCACCATTTAGAACAAGATAAAGGAGGTGTATTGATTATTGATGATACGATAGAAGAAAAGCCCTATACGGATGAATACGAAATCGTCTGCTGGCACTTTTCTCATACTCAAGGAAGATGTGTAAAGGGAATTAATCTACTTTCCTGTCTCATTAGCTATGGAGATTACACTTTTCCTATCGGCTTTGAAGTAATCAAAAAAGATATGCATTTTTGCGATGTGAAAACAAAGAAAGAAAAAAGACAGTCATCCATTACTAAAAACCAACATTTTAGAGCACTTATCCAACAGGCAGCTGCCAATCAAGTGAAGTTTGAGTATGTGCTGGCTGACAATTGGTTTGGTGCTAAAGATAATATGGAATTTATCCACTATAAACTCAAAAAAATGTTTGTATTTGGCATAAAGTCTAATCGATTAATTGCTTTTTCTGAGGAAGAAAGAAAAAAAGGCCAGTATCAGAATTTAAATACGTTTAATTTCAAAGATGGAGATAAAAGGATAGTCTGGCTTAAAGAGCTAGTTTTCCCTGTAGCTTTGATTACAAAGATCTTCAAGAACGAAGACGGTTCTACAGGGGTTCCCCACTTTGTGACTAACGACCTAAATCATGATTCTGATCCTATCTATGAAGTCTACCACAAACGATGGCGCATAGAAGAGTATCACAAATCGATAAAGCAGAATACTAGCCTTGAGAAGTCACCCACCAAAATTGCTCGCTCTCAAAGGAATCATATTTTTGCCTCTCTTATCGCTTATTGCAAGCTTGAATTTCTTAAAATTAAAACCTTACTCAATCACTTTGCTTTAAAATACAAGCTAATCCTTAAAGCCAATCAGATGGCCTATCAAGAACTGCAAATTTTACAAAGGAATTTTATGTCTGCGTAA
- a CDS encoding IS630 family transposase, whose translation MPKAIARLKKQFPKQKIEIWFEDEARLGQQSTLIKVWAKKGTRPKAPRQTEYKNLYVATAVCPRSGQAEGMILPFLNSQGVEILLEQVSQSLSASSQALLILDRASYHTSKMLKVPSNIHLLFLPPYSPELNPVENLWHYLRSHFWSNRIYRGYKELEKMAIVSWRKVCLEEKRMKSLCAVSYV comes from the coding sequence ATTCCAAAAGCCATCGCCCGCTTAAAAAAACAATTTCCCAAGCAAAAAATCGAAATTTGGTTTGAAGATGAAGCACGGCTTGGACAACAAAGTACCCTTATTAAGGTATGGGCTAAAAAAGGAACGCGGCCAAAAGCTCCTAGACAGACAGAATATAAAAATCTGTATGTAGCTACAGCTGTTTGCCCACGTTCAGGGCAAGCAGAAGGAATGATTCTACCTTTCTTAAATAGCCAAGGAGTGGAAATTCTTCTTGAGCAAGTTAGTCAATCACTATCCGCTTCTTCCCAGGCTTTGCTAATTTTAGACCGAGCTAGCTATCATACTAGTAAAATGCTTAAAGTTCCTTCCAATATTCACCTGCTCTTTCTACCTCCTTATAGTCCTGAACTTAATCCTGTTGAAAACTTATGGCATTACTTGCGTAGTCATTTTTGGTCTAATCGTATTTATCGTGGTTATAAAGAATTAGAAAAGATGGCAATAGTTTCTTGGAGAAAGGTATGTCTAGAAGAAAAAAGAATGAAAAGCTTATGTGCTGTATCGTATGTCTAA
- a CDS encoding triacylglycerol lipase yields the protein MASLNLHRPHRFHLKHPFINEGNQKSEKAGFYWKIKHLALVALATLCSLATLAGVINLFSRTSFSMLSKYTFILSVSALGVFLSGNMLNSMASRLPQSLVSLANYIYSIVCEFFSLMALNFLRFVNLEKRDPQKGNGQQPILLIHGLYSNSGSWAYYRYRFSNEKLGPVFTVHLGKPFDSIETHAEKVRNKVLEIQKVTGRNDITLIGHSMGGIVACVAASKLAECNLLVTDIITLGSPLKGAFLAAWGIGKAVKEMHPQSAFLANLSKRILNLPSTTHFFHIASKTDLLVPLSSALFNETTYTKRLTLSNVGHLSLLFSDSLIEEVINYYKIRQNKV from the coding sequence ATGGCATCTCTAAATCTTCACCGTCCCCACCGATTCCACCTTAAACACCCCTTTATCAATGAAGGGAACCAAAAAAGTGAAAAAGCAGGGTTTTATTGGAAAATTAAGCATTTAGCCCTTGTAGCTTTAGCTACTTTATGTAGCCTGGCTACTTTGGCAGGAGTAATAAATTTATTTTCTAGAACTTCATTTTCTATGCTTTCTAAGTATACATTTATACTTTCGGTCAGCGCTTTAGGAGTTTTTCTTAGTGGAAATATGTTAAATTCGATGGCTTCTAGGCTTCCTCAATCTTTAGTTTCTTTGGCCAATTATATTTATTCTATTGTTTGTGAATTTTTTTCTTTGATGGCTTTAAATTTTTTACGATTTGTAAATTTAGAAAAACGAGATCCTCAAAAAGGAAATGGGCAACAACCTATTTTACTTATCCATGGACTTTATAGTAATAGTGGCTCATGGGCATATTATCGTTACCGCTTTTCTAATGAAAAATTAGGGCCTGTTTTTACGGTGCATCTAGGAAAGCCTTTCGACTCTATTGAAACTCATGCCGAAAAAGTTCGAAATAAAGTGCTAGAAATTCAAAAAGTGACAGGCAGGAATGATATTACACTTATTGGCCATTCAATGGGGGGGATAGTAGCCTGTGTCGCTGCTTCTAAATTGGCTGAATGTAATTTGCTAGTAACAGATATTATTACTTTAGGCTCTCCATTAAAAGGAGCTTTCTTGGCGGCTTGGGGGATAGGGAAGGCTGTTAAAGAAATGCATCCGCAAAGCGCTTTTTTAGCCAACCTTAGTAAGAGAATTTTAAATTTGCCCTCTACAACTCATTTTTTCCATATAGCTAGTAAAACAGATTTATTAGTTCCTCTTTCCAGTGCTTTATTTAATGAAACTACTTATACCAAGCGATTAACACTTTCAAATGTAGGCCATTTATCCCTTTTATTTTCAGACTCGTTGATTGAAGAAGTGATAAATTATTACAAAATTCGACAAAATAAAGTGTAA
- a CDS encoding winged helix-turn-helix domain-containing protein, producing the protein MFVAFYHTIEELNAMAKKKACGSYSCKLRAVVMAMEGESAYQIGKALGYCTSAIQKWIRRYNAQNLEGLKDRRPVITGRKRALTFEQEKAFLERVEKGPEPEENINVFHLVDLQAILKKEFNKNLTLQGIWTILRRCRYTPLVPRPQHYKASLRDQEAFKKNSKSHRPLKKTISQAKNRNLV; encoded by the coding sequence ATGTTTGTAGCTTTTTATCATACAATAGAGGAATTAAACGCCATGGCAAAAAAGAAAGCCTGTGGCAGTTACAGTTGTAAATTAAGAGCAGTGGTGATGGCGATGGAAGGAGAAAGCGCGTATCAGATAGGAAAAGCGCTAGGTTATTGTACAAGCGCTATTCAAAAATGGATCCGAAGGTATAATGCTCAAAATTTAGAGGGTCTGAAAGATAGGAGGCCTGTAATAACAGGAAGAAAAAGAGCTTTAACGTTTGAGCAAGAAAAAGCTTTCTTAGAGAGGGTAGAAAAAGGGCCTGAACCTGAAGAAAACATCAATGTTTTTCACCTAGTTGATCTGCAAGCTATTCTAAAAAAAGAGTTTAATAAAAACTTAACCTTGCAAGGAATTTGGACAATCTTACGTCGCTGCCGCTATACACCCCTGGTCCCTCGTCCTCAGCACTATAAAGCTAGCCTAAGGGACCAAGAAGCCTTTAAAAAAAATTCCAAAAGCCATCGCCCGCTTAAAAAAACAATTTCCCAAGCAAAAAATCGAAATTTGGTTTGA
- a CDS encoding transposase, producing MTNDLNHDSDPIYEVYHKRWRIEEYHKSIKQNTSLEKSPTKIARSQRNHIFASLIAYCKLEFLKIKTLLNHFALKYKLILKANQMAYQELQILQRNFMSS from the coding sequence GTGACTAACGACCTAAATCATGATTCTGATCCTATCTATGAAGTCTACCACAAACGATGGCGCATAGAAGAGTATCACAAATCGATAAAGCAGAATACTAGCCTTGAGAAGTCACCCACCAAAATTGCTCGCTCTCAAAGGAATCATATTTTTGCCTCTCTTATCGCTTATTGCAAGCTTGAATTTCTTAAAATTAAAACCTTACTCAATCACTTTGCTTTAAAATACAAGCTAATCCTTAAAGCCAATCAGATGGCCTATCAAGAACTGCAAATTTTACAAAGGAATTTTATGTCGTCGTAA
- a CDS encoding transposase, whose amino-acid sequence MDNATFHKSQATHELIKKAGCEILFLPPYSPDLNPIETFWANFKKIVAANLSKFSTLAQTIDYSFLSIC is encoded by the coding sequence ATGGATAATGCTACCTTCCATAAATCGCAAGCCACTCATGAACTTATTAAAAAGGCAGGGTGTGAGATTTTATTTTTACCGCCTTATTCTCCAGATCTAAACCCTATTGAAACCTTTTGGGCTAATTTTAAAAAGATTGTGGCAGCAAACTTAAGTAAGTTTTCGACTCTTGCTCAAACCATTGATTACTCTTTTTTAAGTATATGTTAA
- the murA gene encoding UDP-N-acetylglucosamine 1-carboxyvinyltransferase, producing the protein MEILKIKGGTPLKGHVKAAGAKNAMTKLLVASLLSDKKCRFYNVPNIGDVAVTVDLCKEIGMDVQWDRVNGVMEVITKELKTSYIPQRFSGANRIPILMIGALLGRTEEDIIVPTVGGCNIGMRLVDFHIAALEKLGAVIEYRGMKREGAYFAHAHNGLKGTLVHLPFPSVGATENTILAAVTARGLTTIKNAAIEPEIVELILFLQKLGAIITLDVDRTIHIQGTRRFYEVEHTVIPDRIEAASWGIAAISSKGRVFVEGAQHQNMITLLNKLREVGGGFEIKSNGIEFYYDGPLQGGLHLETDVHPGFMTDWQQPFVVLLTQATGSSVVHETVYENRFGYTEVLKEMGADITLFRQCLGGKECRFASQSFCHSIIVKGNTPLVARDISVPDLRAGFAYVMAAILAKGTSVISGLHFLDRGYGELFQKLGSLGVDVTRTTEKEKTLQPVSKGEEVAILAKPIKELKKKKLPVLQTI; encoded by the coding sequence ATGGAAATATTGAAAATTAAGGGCGGAACCCCTTTAAAAGGTCATGTAAAAGCAGCAGGTGCAAAAAATGCGATGACTAAACTGCTGGTAGCCTCTCTTCTCTCAGATAAAAAATGTCGCTTCTATAATGTTCCTAACATTGGGGATGTGGCTGTTACAGTAGATTTATGTAAAGAAATAGGCATGGATGTGCAGTGGGACCGTGTGAATGGGGTCATGGAAGTGATTACTAAAGAACTTAAAACTTCTTATATCCCTCAAAGGTTCTCTGGAGCCAATCGAATTCCTATTTTGATGATTGGAGCGCTATTGGGACGTACTGAAGAAGATATTATTGTGCCAACGGTGGGGGGATGTAATATTGGAATGCGCTTGGTAGATTTTCATATTGCTGCCCTAGAGAAATTAGGAGCTGTTATTGAATATAGAGGAATGAAGCGCGAAGGAGCTTATTTTGCTCATGCTCACAATGGCCTGAAAGGTACGCTAGTACATTTGCCTTTTCCGTCGGTAGGAGCTACAGAAAATACCATTTTAGCAGCCGTCACAGCTCGGGGCTTAACCACAATAAAAAATGCAGCCATTGAACCAGAAATTGTAGAATTAATTCTTTTTTTGCAAAAACTCGGTGCCATTATTACATTAGATGTGGATCGTACGATACATATCCAAGGCACACGACGATTTTATGAAGTGGAACATACCGTGATCCCTGATCGTATTGAAGCAGCTTCTTGGGGAATAGCAGCTATAAGTTCCAAAGGACGTGTTTTTGTGGAAGGCGCTCAGCATCAAAATATGATTACTCTTTTAAATAAGCTTAGAGAGGTAGGAGGAGGATTTGAAATTAAGAGTAATGGAATTGAATTCTACTATGACGGGCCCCTTCAAGGCGGGCTCCACCTAGAGACAGACGTGCATCCCGGCTTCATGACAGATTGGCAGCAGCCTTTCGTTGTGCTGCTTACACAGGCGACAGGATCATCAGTGGTGCATGAAACTGTGTATGAAAATCGTTTTGGCTATACGGAGGTGTTGAAGGAAATGGGAGCTGATATTACGCTTTTTAGGCAATGTTTAGGTGGTAAAGAATGCCGCTTTGCTTCCCAAAGTTTTTGCCATAGTATTATAGTTAAAGGTAATACTCCTCTTGTTGCTAGGGATATTTCTGTTCCTGATTTAAGAGCAGGTTTTGCTTATGTAATGGCTGCAATCTTAGCTAAAGGAACTAGTGTAATTTCGGGATTGCATTTCTTAGACAGAGGCTATGGAGAGCTTTTTCAAAAGCTTGGTTCTTTAGGGGTAGATGTGACGCGTACGACGGAAAAGGAAAAAACTTTACAACCCGTGTCAAAAGGGGAGGAAGTAGCTATTTTAGCCAAACCTATCAAAGAATTAAAAAAGAAAAAATTACCTGTTTTGCAAACTATCTAA
- a CDS encoding IS66 family transposase, whose translation MPKSQRGSSGKKPGAQQGHVGKGLLQVEEPDFLVIHTPTMCQTCQTTLSEIKGACVERRQVFEIPPSKCEVTEHRVEEKKCPCCGKNSRGIFPENVRGPVQYGERVQALAAYFADQHFIPVDRVCEIFEDVFDVALSPGTCVNIDKKLFEKLETFENSLKTYLLATRVLHFDETGIRCEKKLSWVHVASSPRATLYTLHAKRGQQAMDEANILPQFKSIAIHDHWLPYFSYEQMLHGLCNAHHLRELTFMHEEKQEMWAKQMKELLLFAQQEVEKHVNQEALPPKLLQDIEQAYKQKIIDGLTYHSSLPALPKGKRGKQRQREGKNLLDRLKEKRECVLRFMYDFAVPFTNNQGEQDIRMVKLKQKISGCFRKPKGGQIFCRIRSYISTARKQGWNVWDALADAIRGSPRLLAIDRQANLQEAIT comes from the coding sequence ATGCCAAAAAGCCAACGTGGCTCATCAGGCAAAAAACCAGGTGCTCAACAAGGGCATGTTGGAAAAGGTCTTTTGCAGGTCGAAGAACCCGATTTCTTGGTGATTCATACACCCACAATGTGTCAAACATGCCAAACAACCCTTAGTGAAATCAAAGGTGCTTGTGTAGAAAGACGTCAGGTTTTTGAAATTCCTCCTTCTAAGTGTGAGGTGACAGAACATCGGGTGGAGGAGAAAAAATGCCCTTGCTGTGGAAAAAATAGTAGAGGAATATTTCCTGAAAACGTTAGAGGGCCTGTGCAATATGGCGAGAGAGTTCAAGCCCTGGCAGCTTACTTTGCCGATCAACATTTTATACCCGTGGACCGCGTCTGCGAAATTTTTGAGGATGTGTTTGATGTAGCTCTTTCACCTGGCACTTGTGTAAATATCGACAAAAAACTCTTTGAGAAACTTGAAACCTTTGAAAATAGTCTGAAAACATACTTGCTAGCCACACGCGTTTTACACTTTGATGAGACAGGCATCCGCTGTGAAAAAAAACTATCGTGGGTGCACGTAGCCTCTTCACCAAGGGCTACTTTATACACCCTGCATGCTAAGCGCGGGCAACAAGCCATGGATGAGGCAAACATTTTACCTCAATTTAAAAGTATAGCCATTCATGACCATTGGCTTCCTTACTTTTCTTATGAACAAATGTTGCATGGATTGTGCAATGCGCATCATTTGAGAGAATTGACGTTTATGCATGAGGAAAAGCAGGAAATGTGGGCAAAACAAATGAAAGAATTACTGCTTTTTGCCCAGCAAGAAGTAGAAAAACATGTAAATCAAGAAGCTCTACCTCCAAAGCTTTTACAAGACATTGAGCAGGCTTATAAACAGAAAATTATTGATGGGCTTACCTATCATTCTAGCCTGCCTGCATTGCCAAAAGGTAAAAGAGGTAAGCAAAGGCAACGGGAAGGTAAAAACCTTCTGGACCGTCTAAAAGAAAAGCGAGAGTGCGTGTTGCGGTTCATGTACGATTTTGCCGTACCCTTTACCAATAACCAAGGCGAACAAGACATTCGTATGGTTAAGTTAAAGCAAAAGATATCGGGTTGTTTCCGTAAGCCTAAAGGAGGGCAGATTTTTTGCCGCATCCGCAGCTACATTTCTACGGCACGCAAACAAGGCTGGAATGTCTGGGATGCCTTGGCAGATGCCATCCGAGGCAGCCCTCGTCTATTAGCCATAGATCGACAGGCCAACTTGCAAGAAGCCATTACCTAG
- the ispF gene encoding 2-C-methyl-D-erythritol 2,4-cyclodiphosphate synthase gives MIVRTGIGQDSHRFLPVETSKPCIIAGLIFEHTPGFNANSDGDIVFHAICNAISSLSGVLILGNIADELCLKDGITDSEVYLLEAIKTLGAQKVTHVSITLEGKKPKFKDRIQAMRENIARVMQIEVSQVGITATSGEGLTDFGCGEGVQCFAIVTTCQPTPLSP, from the coding sequence ATGATAGTAAGAACAGGTATAGGTCAAGATAGCCATCGTTTTTTACCGGTTGAAACCTCAAAACCCTGCATTATTGCGGGGCTAATCTTTGAACATACCCCTGGATTTAATGCTAATTCTGATGGTGATATTGTTTTTCATGCCATTTGTAATGCTATAAGCTCGCTCTCAGGAGTCTTAATTTTAGGAAATATTGCCGATGAGCTTTGCTTAAAAGATGGAATTACCGATAGTGAAGTTTACCTTCTTGAAGCTATAAAAACATTAGGGGCCCAGAAAGTTACGCATGTGTCTATCACCCTAGAAGGTAAGAAGCCTAAATTTAAAGATCGCATTCAAGCGATGAGGGAGAACATTGCACGCGTAATGCAAATCGAGGTGTCCCAAGTAGGAATAACAGCAACTTCAGGCGAAGGCTTGACAGACTTCGGTTGTGGCGAAGGGGTCCAATGCTTTGCAATAGTGACCACCTGTCAGCCTACACCTTTATCTCCGTGA
- a CDS encoding transposase yields MDESGINAYLQRQHARSPIGEKIYGAIAGRSFARESFIAAKCKSKILAPFCYTGTCNSLLFNFWLEKIIDT; encoded by the coding sequence ATAGATGAGAGCGGGATAAATGCCTACTTACAGCGCCAGCATGCAAGATCACCTATAGGAGAAAAGATTTATGGTGCTATAGCAGGTCGTTCATTTGCTAGAGAAAGCTTTATAGCAGCTAAATGCAAGTCTAAAATTTTAGCTCCTTTTTGTTATACAGGTACTTGTAATTCTCTTCTGTTTAACTTTTGGCTAGAAAAAATTATTGATACCTGA
- a CDS encoding transposase produces MDLEQLNSIREQVNEWINVFKANSGRSERVHWCRLYIAGLILEGERKSIEPMAKRLPGGNEQAIQQFANQS; encoded by the coding sequence ATGGATCTAGAGCAATTAAATTCTATTCGCGAACAAGTTAATGAATGGATTAATGTTTTTAAAGCCAACTCAGGAAGATCAGAAAGAGTTCACTGGTGCAGATTGTACATAGCAGGATTAATATTGGAGGGGGAAAGGAAATCTATCGAGCCTATGGCAAAAAGGCTTCCTGGAGGAAATGAACAAGCTATTCAACAATTTGCCAATCAATCGTAA
- a CDS encoding IS630 transposase-related protein, translating into MVYSHDLRKKALNYIENGGSMATASGVFGVTVRTLTNWIKRKKQGCLAPKKRRQSPSKIDSEKLKLYIKQNPDAYLREIAEAFGVTITAVFYACKRLKITLKKRHPSTRKEMRINERSLDKS; encoded by the coding sequence ATGGTATATTCACACGATTTAAGAAAAAAAGCTTTGAATTATATAGAGAATGGCGGCTCAATGGCCACAGCTAGTGGGGTGTTTGGCGTAACAGTTCGCACGTTAACAAACTGGATTAAGCGGAAAAAACAAGGTTGCCTAGCTCCTAAAAAAAGACGGCAGAGCCCCAGTAAAATTGATAGTGAAAAGCTAAAATTATATATAAAACAAAATCCTGATGCCTACCTTAGAGAAATAGCTGAGGCATTCGGAGTGACAATAACTGCAGTTTTTTATGCCTGTAAAAGACTGAAAATCACTTTAAAAAAAAGACACCCTTCTACAAGGAAAGAGATGAGAATAAACGAGAGGAGTTTAGACAAAAGCTAG
- a CDS encoding transposase — translation MFVRVKTTPNSPRKSVQIVESVRDGEKVKQRIVRYVGIAMDEQELKKMVELAEHIKSKIEHQHNPNLFGPEEMAQQAIKSKSMPKLNGEELNVNLKNLEEEQRAIVGIHEIYGKIYEELGFGNILKNIASAEILKHIVMARIANPVSKRASVRQLEQDFGIQINLQGVYRMMDCLNQEAQQAIQDCAYNTAKELFGQKIDLIFFDATTLYFESFQEDEFKQNGYSKDLKFNQPQVLISLMVTKQGMPIGYQAFPGSTYEGHTLMPILEKIKANYSGLNFKFLVINIYLKKSNQWFEQESKTYLSLLPQSF, via the coding sequence ATGTTTGTCAGAGTAAAAACCACGCCTAATAGCCCTAGAAAATCTGTGCAGATTGTTGAATCGGTGCGCGATGGAGAAAAAGTTAAACAAAGAATCGTCCGCTATGTAGGGATTGCTATGGACGAGCAAGAACTTAAAAAAATGGTTGAGCTAGCGGAGCATATCAAGAGCAAGATAGAGCACCAACATAATCCCAATCTTTTTGGCCCTGAAGAAATGGCCCAGCAAGCGATCAAATCAAAAAGCATGCCCAAGCTAAACGGTGAGGAGTTAAACGTTAACCTTAAAAACCTAGAAGAGGAACAGCGTGCAATTGTGGGCATTCATGAGATTTATGGAAAAATCTATGAAGAGCTAGGTTTTGGAAATATTCTTAAAAACATTGCAAGTGCAGAAATATTAAAACATATTGTCATGGCTCGCATTGCTAATCCTGTTAGCAAAAGAGCCTCTGTTAGGCAATTAGAGCAAGACTTTGGGATACAAATCAACTTGCAAGGTGTTTATAGGATGATGGATTGTTTAAATCAAGAGGCCCAGCAAGCTATACAGGATTGTGCTTACAATACAGCCAAAGAATTATTTGGACAAAAAATCGACCTGATTTTTTTTGACGCTACTACCCTTTATTTTGAGTCTTTCCAAGAAGATGAATTTAAGCAAAATGGTTATAGCAAAGACCTTAAATTCAATCAGCCTCAAGTTTTAATTTCCTTAATGGTCACTAAACAAGGCATGCCTATTGGATACCAGGCTTTTCCAGGATCAACCTATGAAGGGCATACTCTTATGCCTATTTTAGAAAAGATTAAAGCTAACTATAGTGGTTTGAATTTTAAATTTCTAGTCATTAACATATACTTAAAAAAGAGTAATCAATGGTTTGAGCAAGAGTCGAAAACTTACTTAAGTTTGCTGCCACAATCTTTTTAA